From one Triticum urartu cultivar G1812 chromosome 3, Tu2.1, whole genome shotgun sequence genomic stretch:
- the LOC125543320 gene encoding uncharacterized protein LOC125543320, translated as MERLVNVHYMDKEAFLSNNADTGEEPLVFYTSPSYEDVVAKVRQVLEWMDTNVDVKLIGRYDVGVGAKSRLKSMPITSDLHWDVYKEKVSQSEDKSLELFATKVESPRFTIDLNRHVSSPMDDMSERTMVPLVEHRVVVDAPNVYPPPRPRVPSIKANEVELYSPNASSQPPTSQANEVEVIASDEVIQEDEDVYDDDEEQEEGFHGNDVGDLNAYIAQKDMDRDLPFKRQYAYDSDDEGPVEQLDEDGFTKKENQIHFELTGLQKRTHLFKDLSLAHKAVVDGGMRMTAIEPTPCPDPGEPRVENEDENAYLKKGLKFLSLPMLKFWLADYAIRNHRPIYVEHSDMKLRYTVVCEQKECTWKVRARKLKETEEWVLKSCDTTHRCKPPSKRLRKTHRQLTSEYLGYKWMKDIAFDPTVKVRFLMRTVKKQFGYEVKYGKAWKAKANAIRMLYGGYEEAYNQLPRLLAAIAHRNPGMFHVVEDHEGVFHRAFWSYGQCVEAFQHCRPVLSIDGTFLTGRYKGTLMVAMTHSSNDNVLPCAFALVPSEHQDNWEWFTGHVRHNVIGAREVCIISDRHHGILKAMDIVIPGFPKLHHRWCMRHFMANFYRACKSKELSKDLTHVCVAFTTQGYDARYNKLFAAVNEGGKEFLTRNLSEKHKWARAHNDGGWRYGDMTSNLVECFNNVLKGARALPVTAIVEYTFFKLNEYFQRHSEETAKWIGEKKDYPEKVDEWLQLQASKSSRQQVIIFDRLEMIYQIDEPGGTTRDGRQYGGAAFEVKLKTRWCQCERPSKYHWPCSHLITAAKARNIHVNDGKTVRMQEFHVEATRLTWAPRFHPFLDQSQWPEYHGPHIRPDPLLKVETKGRRRTKRFRGDMDDLAGYIGMKQFGSGHFMEAPDIINCGVCGEGGHNERTCKNKKTKKRKTSRGGGTDGERGGRGDGGGGRGSTSVRGGSGGRRGSTSARGASVRRGSTSARGGGRASTSARGGGRASTSARGGGRVGTSARGGGGRRGSTSARGGGGRRGMVDNGSAFGYLLNPDG; from the coding sequence ATGGAGAGACTTGTTAATGTTCATTACATGGACAAGGAGGCATTCTTGAGTAACAATGCCGACACGGGTGAGGAACCATTGGTTTTTTATACAAGCCCTAGCTATGAGGATGTTGTTGCAAAAGTGAGACAAGTCTTAGAGTGGATGGACACCAATGTTGATGTTAAGTTAATAGGAAGGTATGATGTTGGAGTTGGAGCCAAATCTCGCTTGAAAAGTATGCCTATCACCTCGGATTTGCATTGGGATGTATACAAGGAAAAGGTATCCCAATCGGAAGACAAGTCACTTGAATTGTTTGCCACCAAGGTTGAATCTCCTCGGTTTACCATTGATTTGAACCGGCATGTCTCTTCCCCAATGGATGACATGAGCGAGAGGACAATGGTGCCACTTGTTGAGCATAGGGTTGTGGTTGATGCCCCCAATGTTTATCCCCCACCACGTCCCCGTGTACCATCTATCAAAGCAAATGAGGTTGAGTTGTATTCCCCCAATGCTTCTAGCCAACCACCAACTAGCCAAGCAAATGAAGTTGAGGTGATTGCTAGTGACGAAGTAATTCAAGAGGATGAAGATGTTTATGATGACGACGAAGAGCAAGAGGAAGGGTTTCATGGTAATGATGTTGGTGACTTGAATGCGTACATAGCGCAAAAGGACATGGATCGTGACTTGCCTTTTAAGCGTCAATATGCATATGACTCGGATGACGAGGGTCCAGTTGAACAGTTGGACGAGGATGGATTCACAAAGAAGGAGAACCAAATCCACTTTGAGCTGACAGGCTTACAAAAAAGAACTCACTTGTTTAAAGATCTCAGCCTTGCCCATAAAGCTGTTGTTGACGGTGGAATGAGAATGACGGCGATTGAGCCAACACCATGCCCGGATCCAGGAGAACCAAGGGTGGAGAATGAGGACGAGAATGCTTATTTGAAGAAAGGATTGAAGTTTCTGAGCTTGCCTATGCTGAAGTTTTGGTTGGCTGACTATGCCATTCGAAACCATAGGCCAATTTATGTTGAGCACTCGGACATGAAGTTGCGTTACACCGTGGTGTGTGAGCAAAAGGAATGCACATGGAAGGTTCGTGCAAGAAAGCTTAAAGAAACCGAAGAATGGGTGTTGAAAAGTTGTGATACCACTCATAGATGCAAACCGCCATCGAAACGACTTAGAAAGACACACCGTCAACTCACATCTGAGTATCTCGGATACAAATGGATGAAAGACATAGCCTTTGATCCCACTGTGAAAGTGAGGTTTCTCATGCGGACGGTGAAAAAACAATTTGGTTATGAAGTCAAGTATGGGAAGGCATGGAAGGCAAAGGCAAATGCTATTAGGATGTTGTATGGTGGTTATGAAGAAGCATACAACCAGCTCCCAAGGTTGTTGGCCGCGATTGCACATAGGAACCCGGGCATGTTTCATGTGGTCGAGGATCACGAGGGAGTGTTCCACCGTGCCTTCTGGAGTTATGGACAATGTGTGGAGGCGTTTCAGCATTGTCGTCCGGTCTTGTCTATAGATGGCACGTTCTTGACCGGTAGATATAAGGGCACACTAATGGTAGCAATGACGCACTCATCAAACGACAACGTGTTGCCGTGTGCATTTGCTTTGGTGCCTTCCGAGCACCAAGACAACTGGGAGTGGTTCACGGGTCATGTTAGGCACAACGTGATTGGGGCTAGGGAGGTATGCATCATATCGGACCGGCATCATGGCATACTCAAGGCAATGGACATTGTTATTCCAGGATTTCCAAAGCTTCACCACAGATGGTGCATGAGGCATTTCATGGCCAACTTTTACCGGGCATGTAAGAGCAAGGAGCTCAGCAAAGACCTTACCCATGTATGTGTGGCCTTCACCACGCAAGGTTACGATGCTCGGTACAACAAACTCTTTGCAGCGGTGAACGAAGGGGGAAAAGAGTTCTTAACTAGGAATTTAAGCGAGAAGCACAAGTGGGCACGCGCTCATAACGATGGTGGTTGGCGATATGGCGACATGACGAGCAATCTCGTAGAATGTTTCAACAATGTGTTGAAGGGTGCTCGTGCATTGCCGGTGACTGCAATAGTGGAGTACACCTTCTTCAAGCTTAATGAGTACTTTCAGAGGCATTCTGAAGAGACTGCAAAATGGATAGGTGAAAAAAAGGATTATCCGGAAAAGGTTGATGAATGGTTGCAGTTACAAGCAAGCAAGTCTTCACGGCAACAAGTTATCATATTCGATAGACTTGAAATGATCTATCAAATTGATGAGCCAGGTGGCACAACACGAGACGGTAGACAATATGGTGGTGCTGCATTTGAGGTGAAACTGAAGACTCGGTGGTGCCAGTGCGAGAGGCCTAGTAAGTATCATTGGCCATGCTCGCATTTGATAACGGCGGCGAAGGCGAGAAACATACATGTTAATGATGGAAAAACCGTGAGGATGCAAGAGTTCCATGTGGAAGCTACTAGGTTGACATGGGCGCCAAGATTTCACCCTTTCTTGGACCAATCACAGTGGCCTGAGTACCATGGCCCTCATATTAGGCCAGACCCTCTTCTGAAGGTGGAGACGAAGGGTAGAAGGAGAACTAAGAGGTTCAGGGGTGATATGGATGACCTGGCTGGATACATTGGCATGAAACAATTTGGTAGCGGTCATTTCATGGAGGCTCCTGACATTATCAACTGTGGGGTGTGCGGTGAAGGGGGACACAATGAGCGGACATGCAAGaataagaaaaccaaaaaaagaaaaacaagtcGTGGAGGCGGCACCGATGGTGAACGAGGTGGAAGAGGTGACGGTGGTGGTGGTCGAGGAAGCACAAGTGTCAGAGGTGGTAGTGGTGGTCGTAGAGGGAGCACAAGTGCTAGAGGTGCTAGTGTTCGTAGAGGGAGTACAAGTGCTAGAGGTGGTGGTCGAGCTAGCACAAGTGCTAGAGGTGGTGGTCGAGCTAGCACAAGTGCTAGAGGTGGTGGTCGAGTAGGCACAAGTGCTAGAGGTGGTGGTGGTCGGAGAGGAAGCACAAGTGCtagaggtggtggtggtcgtAGAGGAATGGTTGATAATGGATCGGCCTTCGGTTATTTGCTTAATCCAGATGGTTGA
- the LOC125543321 gene encoding probable membrane-associated kinase regulator 2, translating to MESFSLLKYLRGGAVAGNQRTAVPATTIAALACEEGGEGGGSGGGADVVEDDAAFFDLEFAVPGDESAASDAEEERVEFNFSVAGDAASGGEVVAVEPVVPVSEAENGVGKEAEPAATAEAPAASFLRPATKFRVLLLKLRKPKVPVPAEGNAGGAAGGSPAPKTNRFLIKFRVDDAPFVSLFTRDNSSRTSDAGAGTGAARPAVQAPQPSDAVAITAEERRFAKEVMLKYLNKIKPLYVKVSRRYGERLRFAGASEGEETDAEPEPSPPPSATPSPAPSQPRAAPAPPPQPVVVACGVRAPRASVPAGLKQACKRLGKSRSASSAVAAAPSPSATPPTPAQPQRRDDSLLQLQDGIQGAIAHCKRSFNASKGSESPLLRSMTEPKADGAADTKDGVDGA from the exons ATGGAGTCGTTCAGCCTTCTCAAGTACCTGCGCGGCGGAGCGGTCGCCGGCAACCAGCGCACGGCCGTGCCGGCCACGACCATTGCCGCGTTGGCGTGTGAGGAAGGTGGTGAAGGGGGTGGAAGTGGTGGGGGCGCGGACGTGGTGGAAGACGACGCGGCCTTCTTCGACCTCGAGTTCGCGGTGCCGGGCGACGAGAGCGCCGCGTCGGACGCGGAGGAAGAGAGGGTCGAGTTCAACTTCTCCGTCGCCGGCGATGCCGCGTCCGGCGGCGAGGTGGTGGCCGTGGAGCCGGTGGTGCCGGTCAGTGAGGCTGAGAACGGCGTCGGGAAGGAGGCGGAGCCTGCTGCGACGGCGGAGGCCCCGGCGGCGTCGTTCCTCCGTCCGGCGACCAAGTTCCGCGTGCTTCTGCTTAAGCTGAGGAAGCCGAAGGTCCCCGTTCCGGCGGAGGGCAACGCGGGTGGTGCTGCCGGCGGTTCCCCGGCGCCCAAGACGAACCGCTTCTTGATCAAGTTCCGGGTGGACGACGCGCCGTTTGTGTCGCTCTTCACGCGTGACAACAGCTCTCGCACCTCCGACGCCGGCGCTGGCACCGGCGCGGCCAGGCCggcggtgcaggcacctcagccTTCCGACGCGGTGGCGATCACCGCCGAGGAGCGGCGCTTCGCCAAGGAGGTTATGCTCAAGTACCTGAACAAAATCAAGCCCCTGTACGTCAAGGTCTCCCGCCGCTACGGCGAGCGCCTACGGTTCGCCGGCGCCAGCGAGGGCGAGGAGACGGACGCGGAGCCCGAACCCTCGCCGCCCCCTTCCGCGACACCCTCCCCCGCCCCCTCCCAGCCTCGTGCGGCACCTGCCCCGCCGCCACAGCCCGTCGTCGTCGCGTGCGGCGTGCGCGCTCCGCGCGCCAGCGTGCCGGCCGGCCTGAAGCAGGCGTGCAAGCGCCTCGGCAAGAGCCGCTCCGCGTCCTCCGCCGTGGCGGCCGCGCCGTCGCCGTCGGCCACACCACCGACCCCCGCGCAGCCGCAGCGCCGCGACGACTCGCTGCTGCAGCTGCAGGACGGCATCCAGGGCGCCATTGCGCACTGCAAGCGCTCCTTCAACGCGTCCAAAG GGTCCGAGTCGCCGCTGCTGAGGTCCATGACGGAGCCGAAGGCCGACGGCGCGGCCGACACCAAGGACGGCGTCGACGGCGCGTGA